One part of the Streptomyces lydicus genome encodes these proteins:
- a CDS encoding Rossmann-like domain-containing protein, with product MTAVTGAAGAVAYERCRTYADLVDRVRAGGLGPDPATQRIAVAFTTRQAVRHDGRGTGYRNEVLSLRLAEAVGSCAVEPGSLPDSALDDCVGADVARLLEHPLLPMRVAALDAYLMHVTPHSPESGARPVPLPTGSSLEKSRVRAKAVAELIDLPPGATVLVIGVVNSLLEALRACGLQYVPCDLKGGVTEWGEPVVTDALAAADRCDALLVSGMTLGNGTFEPLRRHAQQHDKQLVMFAQTGSAVLPRFLGHGVSAVCAEPYPFFWLDGGAGVVHRYRGPYDNSCQGGHI from the coding sequence ATGACCGCCGTCACCGGGGCGGCCGGCGCGGTGGCGTACGAGAGGTGCCGGACGTACGCCGACCTCGTGGACCGCGTCCGTGCGGGCGGGCTGGGCCCCGACCCGGCCACGCAGCGGATCGCCGTGGCCTTCACCACCCGGCAGGCCGTACGGCACGACGGGCGCGGCACCGGTTATCGCAACGAAGTGCTCAGCCTGCGCCTGGCCGAGGCGGTCGGCTCCTGTGCGGTCGAGCCCGGCTCACTGCCCGACAGCGCGCTCGACGACTGCGTGGGCGCGGACGTGGCCCGGCTTCTGGAGCATCCGCTGCTGCCGATGCGGGTGGCCGCCCTGGACGCCTACCTGATGCACGTCACCCCGCACAGCCCGGAGAGCGGGGCGCGTCCCGTCCCGCTGCCCACCGGGTCGTCACTGGAGAAGTCCCGGGTGCGGGCGAAGGCGGTTGCCGAGCTGATCGACCTGCCGCCCGGGGCCACCGTGCTGGTGATCGGAGTCGTCAACTCCCTTCTGGAGGCGCTGCGTGCATGCGGCCTGCAGTATGTCCCGTGCGACCTCAAGGGCGGCGTCACCGAGTGGGGCGAGCCGGTCGTCACCGATGCGCTCGCGGCGGCCGACCGCTGCGATGCGCTGCTCGTCTCCGGAATGACGCTGGGCAACGGCACCTTCGAACCGCTTCGACGGCACGCGCAGCAGCACGACAAGCAGCTGGTGATGTTCGCGCAGACCGGCAGCGCCGTGCTGCCCCGCTTCCTCGGCCATGGCGTGAGCGCGGTGTGCGCCGAGCCGTACCCCTTCTTCTGGCTCGACGGCGGGGCCGGAGTCGTCCACCGCTACAGGGGGCCGTACGACAACTCCTGTCAGGGAGGCCACATATGA
- a CDS encoding mycolysin, with the protein MSRIRVTRPAALAALAGLGACLAVVVVPSAFAGTTTPAGHTCTIRATAKGSEAPLSCLGVTTSLDHLPAVGEQATLTVNVTAQSDVRHAGLSVQLPPAIQMTGERSGLAAPTTDTFGQRISRTFALTPGTRTIKLQVKAVAAGPAQIQADVTDIDRPDPRRAGHDSLELTVGTSKGSSGKGVSVTKAGAAPVHRPGAGARKARPVTPKAAAPAPVSARASAASATAAPRAAAATSNAQVCVSGTFRNRFQSAEGGSWNGKANRDEPVSNANITLWGKPTAGSATQKLATGMTGNGDGKFNLCYAPRASVTSQAWVEFQTQAGRMWSVVDGNGRFYSTATYALNNISRSTSLGNVYANDGQSRAWHALDTLNKLWWNRGSTTNCWASSQQDGHCTPITVQWYPGSTDGTYWTTNDDKIHLADNDPDAEHTTVHEAGHALMGKLYRGWWPQVSNCSPHYVNRTSSTSCGWTEGFANAVAFHTFNDTTYYWGNGSSMNLANNRSTNGIDPGDACEARVATALVDLWSQVDGGWTKSNAMMSRTGQSSFREYFVNDRPVYGLDSGSKARNILFNHTIQY; encoded by the coding sequence ATGTCCCGAATACGGGTCACCAGACCCGCCGCTCTGGCCGCGCTGGCAGGCTTAGGAGCCTGTCTGGCAGTCGTCGTCGTGCCGTCCGCGTTCGCGGGTACGACCACCCCGGCCGGCCACACCTGCACGATCCGTGCCACGGCGAAAGGCTCCGAGGCGCCGCTCAGTTGTCTCGGCGTCACCACTTCCCTCGACCACCTGCCTGCTGTCGGCGAGCAGGCCACCCTCACCGTGAACGTCACGGCGCAGTCCGACGTCAGGCACGCCGGACTGTCCGTCCAACTACCGCCCGCGATCCAGATGACCGGCGAGAGATCCGGCCTCGCTGCACCCACCACGGACACCTTCGGCCAGCGCATCAGCCGGACGTTCGCCCTCACCCCGGGCACCCGCACCATCAAACTCCAGGTCAAGGCCGTCGCCGCCGGACCCGCCCAGATCCAGGCGGACGTCACCGACATCGACCGCCCCGACCCGCGTCGTGCCGGGCACGACTCGTTGGAACTCACCGTCGGGACGTCGAAGGGCTCCTCCGGCAAGGGCGTCTCGGTCACCAAGGCCGGCGCGGCCCCGGTCCACCGCCCCGGGGCCGGCGCCCGCAAGGCGCGCCCGGTGACCCCCAAGGCCGCTGCCCCCGCCCCTGTCTCTGCCCGCGCCTCGGCTGCCTCGGCCACTGCCGCCCCGCGCGCCGCCGCAGCCACGTCCAACGCCCAGGTCTGCGTCAGCGGCACCTTCCGCAACCGCTTCCAGTCCGCCGAGGGCGGCAGTTGGAACGGCAAGGCCAACCGGGACGAGCCGGTCAGCAACGCCAACATCACCCTGTGGGGCAAGCCGACCGCCGGCAGCGCTACGCAGAAGCTCGCCACGGGAATGACCGGCAACGGTGACGGCAAGTTCAACCTCTGCTACGCCCCGAGGGCCTCCGTCACCTCCCAGGCATGGGTGGAGTTCCAGACCCAGGCCGGCCGCATGTGGTCGGTGGTCGACGGCAACGGCCGCTTCTACTCCACCGCCACGTATGCGCTGAACAACATCTCGCGCAGCACCAGCCTGGGCAACGTGTACGCCAACGACGGACAGAGCCGTGCCTGGCACGCCCTCGACACGCTCAACAAGCTGTGGTGGAACCGTGGTTCCACGACCAACTGCTGGGCAAGCAGCCAGCAGGATGGCCACTGCACGCCGATCACCGTCCAGTGGTATCCCGGCTCCACCGACGGCACCTACTGGACCACCAACGACGACAAGATCCACCTGGCCGACAACGACCCCGACGCCGAGCACACCACCGTCCACGAAGCGGGCCACGCCCTCATGGGCAAGCTCTACAGAGGCTGGTGGCCGCAGGTGAGCAACTGCTCGCCCCATTACGTCAACCGCACCTCCTCCACCAGCTGCGGCTGGACCGAGGGCTTCGCCAACGCCGTGGCGTTCCACACCTTCAACGACACCACGTACTACTGGGGCAACGGCAGCTCCATGAACCTCGCCAATAACCGTTCCACGAACGGCATCGATCCGGGCGACGCCTGCGAGGCCCGCGTGGCCACCGCACTGGTCGACCTGTGGTCCCAGGTCGACGGCGGCTGGACCAAGAGCAACGCGATGATGTCGCGGACCGGGCAGTCCAGCTTCCGCGAGTACTTCGTCAACGACCGGCCCGTCTACGGCCTGGACAGCGGCTCGAAGGCCCGGAACATCCTCTTCAATCACACCATCCAGTACTGA
- a CDS encoding GNAT family N-acetyltransferase, protein MLDTLYHEFGYGYVPRWHHDVLDIEGTYLDDPRHLLLVAVHDGEVVATTGVRSAGPAHPPHPRWLAERYPCGTTAQLVRVYVHPEHRRRGLARTLVHTACDIIANMPGYKSIYLHTNVNVEGVETFWRSMAEEVFDARTTGEHGPGVATVHFEIPMRRRPAGEAAQYSTASHIP, encoded by the coding sequence ATGCTGGACACGCTGTACCACGAGTTCGGATACGGCTACGTGCCCCGCTGGCACCACGACGTGCTGGACATCGAGGGCACCTACCTCGACGACCCCCGCCATCTGCTCCTCGTCGCCGTCCACGACGGCGAAGTGGTCGCCACGACCGGGGTACGGTCCGCGGGCCCGGCTCATCCCCCTCACCCGCGCTGGCTCGCCGAACGCTACCCCTGCGGAACCACTGCCCAATTGGTTCGCGTCTACGTACACCCCGAACACCGGCGCCGGGGCCTCGCCCGCACCCTGGTCCATACGGCCTGCGACATCATCGCGAACATGCCCGGCTACAAAAGCATCTACCTCCACACCAACGTCAACGTCGAGGGCGTGGAGACCTTCTGGCGGAGCATGGCCGAGGAGGTGTTCGACGCCCGGACCACCGGCGAACACGGCCCGGGCGTCGCCACCGTGCACTTCGAGATCCCGATGAGGCGCCGACCGGCCGGCGAAGCGGCGCAGTACTCGACCGCCAGCCACATCCCGTAA
- a CDS encoding alpha/beta hydrolase yields MTPPLRRTAVLCAVLTAATLAPAGPIQAATPTPPLRFGACPDSLPNPPAPTHVECGRLRVPLDWNRPRGPHIEMAVSRIRASGSHGERRGILLVNPGGPGGSGLSYAVTKRAKLPESVRRTYDVIGFDPRGVGQSAPVNCGRMGGLFTSPGANPVPVDRPAEKNYLTSLRNLADDCAAGAGESLPHLSTEQTARDMDAIRAALGERRTSFLGVSYGSYLGAAYAARFPHRVGRMVLDSVVGPWDWYDFDVIQSRALLRQRDTFFTWAAAHADRFGLGGSAAATRRAYLRVRHGLTRHPAEGFGPAEFDRAVYRALGRTERWVGLAEGLHDYLNDGHPDGLRPTTAFDSPDSRNYEAANRVVKCADSPAPTPHRILADIHRTRQLDPQPVLTGMEAPTCAYWRHKPARRTPLGSPDAPPVLLVASVHDPVTPIEGARRLRRLLPGSRLVTLDKDYSHGVFASRGNACVDNTAAAYLVHGTTPKADVNCTGPGLPDVP; encoded by the coding sequence GTGACCCCTCCCCTACGCCGCACCGCCGTGCTGTGCGCGGTGCTGACCGCCGCCACCCTCGCCCCCGCCGGCCCGATCCAGGCCGCCACCCCGACGCCCCCTCTACGCTTCGGCGCATGCCCTGACTCCCTCCCGAACCCGCCGGCCCCGACACACGTCGAGTGCGGACGGCTCCGGGTCCCGCTCGACTGGAACCGTCCACGGGGGCCGCACATCGAGATGGCCGTGTCACGCATACGCGCATCCGGCTCCCACGGCGAGCGGCGCGGCATCCTGCTGGTGAACCCGGGAGGACCGGGCGGCTCCGGACTCTCCTACGCGGTCACGAAGCGGGCCAAGCTCCCGGAGAGCGTGCGGCGGACGTATGACGTCATCGGCTTCGACCCCCGTGGCGTCGGACAGAGCGCCCCCGTGAACTGCGGCCGGATGGGCGGCCTCTTCACCAGCCCGGGCGCGAACCCCGTACCCGTAGACAGGCCGGCAGAGAAGAACTACCTCACCTCGCTACGGAACTTGGCCGACGACTGCGCCGCGGGCGCCGGCGAATCGCTGCCCCATCTGTCCACGGAACAGACGGCGCGGGACATGGACGCGATCCGCGCCGCACTCGGCGAACGCCGGACGAGCTTCCTCGGCGTCTCCTACGGCAGCTACCTCGGCGCCGCGTACGCCGCGCGCTTCCCGCACCGCGTGGGCCGCATGGTGCTCGACAGCGTCGTGGGCCCGTGGGACTGGTACGACTTCGACGTCATCCAGAGCCGCGCACTGCTGCGGCAGCGCGACACCTTCTTCACTTGGGCCGCCGCCCACGCGGACCGCTTCGGCCTCGGCGGGAGCGCGGCCGCCACGCGCCGGGCTTACCTGCGCGTGCGCCACGGACTCACCAGACACCCCGCGGAAGGCTTCGGGCCCGCCGAGTTCGACCGTGCCGTCTACCGCGCACTGGGCCGCACCGAACGCTGGGTCGGCCTCGCCGAGGGCCTGCACGACTACCTGAATGACGGACACCCCGACGGGCTCCGCCCCACCACCGCCTTCGACAGCCCGGATTCACGCAACTACGAGGCGGCGAACCGCGTCGTCAAGTGCGCCGACTCCCCCGCCCCCACACCCCACCGGATCCTGGCGGACATCCACCGCACCCGCCAGCTCGACCCGCAGCCGGTCCTGACCGGCATGGAGGCGCCCACCTGCGCCTACTGGCGCCACAAGCCTGCCCGCCGCACCCCACTCGGCAGCCCCGACGCTCCACCCGTACTGCTGGTGGCCTCCGTACACGACCCCGTCACCCCCATCGAGGGCGCACGCCGACTGCGCCGACTACTGCCCGGCTCGCGCCTGGTCACGCTCGACAAGGACTATTCGCACGGCGTGTTCGCCAGCCGGGGCAACGCATGCGTGGACAACACCGCGGCGGCCTATCTCGTCCACGGCACGACACCGAAGGCGGACGTGAACTGCACCGGCCCCGGGCTGCCGGACGTGCCGTGA
- a CDS encoding class I SAM-dependent DNA methyltransferase, with translation MTRTATEDMDNLLTDNPELYEARFPDADRLAGRWTEDCLRRYGAGPRVLDMGCGTGRDAAHLHAVGRMVTGVDLSEAMLAHARAHHPGPAYVRADLHGFDLGHSAFDAVVCLDSSLLYCHTNAQLDGFLASCRRALTPGGLLVAEMRNGAYFLGRTDLLDTPTVHQFAWQGTAYRSTTTLTVDRTAQLLRRTRVWTADDGSPPVEQRSAWRLLFPLELRRLLAAHAFEVLDLHDGPGPRTEPPWREGMPPGDATDADRLHVVARLTEPAPCPLHTTRTPA, from the coding sequence ATGACCCGCACCGCCACCGAGGACATGGACAACCTGCTCACCGACAACCCCGAGCTGTACGAGGCCCGTTTTCCCGACGCCGACCGGCTGGCCGGACGCTGGACGGAGGACTGCCTGCGGCGGTACGGCGCGGGCCCGCGGGTGCTGGACATGGGCTGCGGCACCGGCCGTGACGCCGCCCATCTGCACGCCGTCGGCCGAATGGTGACCGGCGTCGACCTCTCCGAGGCGATGCTCGCCCATGCCCGCGCCCACCACCCCGGGCCCGCGTACGTCCGTGCCGACCTGCACGGCTTCGACCTGGGCCACAGCGCGTTCGACGCGGTCGTCTGCCTGGACAGTTCCTTGCTGTACTGCCACACCAATGCCCAGCTCGACGGCTTTCTGGCCTCCTGCCGTCGCGCGCTGACCCCGGGCGGCCTGCTCGTCGCGGAGATGCGTAACGGCGCCTATTTCCTGGGCCGTACCGACCTGCTCGACACCCCCACCGTCCACCAGTTCGCCTGGCAGGGCACCGCCTACCGGTCCACCACCACGCTCACCGTGGACCGCACCGCCCAACTCCTGCGCCGAACCCGCGTATGGACCGCGGATGACGGATCACCGCCCGTCGAACAGCGCTCCGCATGGCGGCTGCTCTTCCCGCTGGAACTCCGCCGTCTCCTGGCGGCGCACGCCTTCGAGGTCCTCGACCTGCACGACGGTCCGGGCCCGCGCACCGAGCCGCCCTGGCGAGAAGGCATGCCCCCTGGCGATGCGACCGATGCCGACCGGCTGCACGTCGTCGCCCGGCTCACCGAGCCCGCACCGTGCCCCCTTCACACCACGAGGACACCCGCATGA
- a CDS encoding PLP-dependent cysteine synthase family protein, whose protein sequence is MTATAVRPVARPELLALLGRTPLVRITADLPGPHPGFWAKLEGLAAGGMKARAAVSMLRGARARGELRPGAPVVESTSGTLGIGLAFAGQALGHPVVLVGDRELEPSMRQLLCAHGVRLELVDRPAPEGGWQAARLARLRELLAVLPDAYWPDQYNNPDNTAGYASLAAELTARLDHLDVLVCSVGTGGHSAGIIGPLRRHWPALRLIGVDATGSTIFGQPARPRLMRGLGSSIHPRNVAYGAFDEVHWVGPTEAVDSCRRLARGSFVSGGWSTGAVARVAAWAARVHPGAEVATVFPDGPHRYLGTVYDDDFTAAHGLAPSAAAARPVEIPHPRAAEAAGWVRCTRITDPLRAPESPHPSEERL, encoded by the coding sequence ATGACCGCGACCGCCGTCCGCCCCGTCGCTCGCCCGGAGCTGCTCGCCCTGCTCGGCCGTACGCCGTTGGTGCGCATCACCGCTGATCTGCCGGGCCCCCACCCCGGATTCTGGGCCAAGCTCGAAGGGCTCGCAGCCGGCGGGATGAAGGCCAGGGCTGCCGTGTCGATGCTGAGGGGCGCCCGAGCACGTGGCGAACTGCGGCCCGGGGCACCGGTGGTGGAGTCCACCTCAGGCACCCTCGGCATCGGCCTGGCCTTCGCCGGGCAGGCGCTCGGGCACCCGGTCGTGCTCGTCGGTGACCGGGAACTGGAGCCGTCCATGAGGCAGTTGCTGTGTGCCCACGGAGTCCGCCTGGAACTTGTCGACCGCCCGGCCCCTGAGGGCGGCTGGCAGGCCGCTCGCCTCGCCCGACTGCGCGAGCTGCTCGCCGTGCTGCCCGACGCCTACTGGCCCGACCAGTACAACAACCCCGACAACACCGCCGGTTACGCCTCACTGGCCGCCGAACTCACGGCCCGGCTCGACCACCTCGACGTTCTGGTGTGCAGCGTCGGCACCGGCGGCCACAGCGCGGGCATCATCGGTCCCCTGCGGCGGCACTGGCCCGCCCTGCGCCTCATCGGTGTCGACGCGACCGGCTCCACGATCTTCGGCCAGCCCGCCCGGCCCCGGCTGATGCGCGGACTGGGCAGCAGCATCCACCCGCGCAACGTCGCCTACGGCGCCTTCGACGAGGTCCACTGGGTCGGCCCGACCGAGGCCGTGGACAGCTGCCGGCGGCTTGCCCGAGGGAGCTTCGTCAGCGGCGGCTGGAGCACCGGCGCGGTCGCCCGCGTCGCCGCGTGGGCAGCCCGCGTCCACCCCGGGGCGGAGGTCGCCACCGTCTTCCCCGACGGCCCGCACCGCTACCTCGGCACCGTCTACGACGACGACTTCACCGCCGCGCACGGCCTCGCCCCGTCCGCCGCGGCCGCCCGACCCGTCGAGATACCGCACCCCCGAGCGGCCGAGGCCGCCGGGTGGGTCCGCTGTACCCGCATCACCGACCCGCTCCGGGCACCCGAATCCCCGCATCCTTCGGAAGAGAGACTGTGA
- a CDS encoding ATP-grasp domain-containing protein has protein sequence MAHLLVVESWVGAMSRLLPRAIREGGHTFTFLTRDLHHYLRSAPEGTAHPLLGARNTITAETNDTDALLPEVERLHAVLAFDGVITSCDYYLPTVARIAGRLGLPGPGSEAVEIACRKDATRRVLADAGVPGPRFAVHEEWADLAGAAREIGYPLVAKPVDLCAGMYVRRVDDEVQLADVYRTLADVPVNARGQRRAPVVLLEELLDGSEVSVETVSCAGTVHVVGVTDKSIGGAPAFIETGHMFPAALTHADAEAAEQTALHALKALGLVDGVVAHTEIKLTADGPRVVEVNPRPAGNRITELIRHVTGIDLAAAFVEVALGGQPELRRTDTGLRSAAIGFLVPQAAGTLEALDGGELRDAPGVLEVQLTDPGKVVKAAGSNNEYLGHVMAGDADGPGARDRVEALLAGLRAGLVIR, from the coding sequence GTGGCTCATCTGCTGGTGGTCGAGAGCTGGGTCGGAGCGATGAGCCGACTGCTGCCGCGGGCGATACGGGAGGGCGGGCACACCTTCACCTTCCTCACCCGCGACCTGCACCACTACCTGCGCTCCGCGCCCGAGGGGACGGCGCACCCGCTGCTCGGTGCCCGCAACACCATCACCGCCGAGACCAATGACACCGACGCCCTGCTGCCCGAAGTCGAGCGGCTGCATGCGGTGTTGGCGTTCGACGGAGTGATCACGTCCTGCGACTACTACCTGCCGACCGTGGCACGGATCGCCGGGCGGCTCGGCCTGCCGGGCCCCGGGTCCGAAGCGGTCGAGATCGCTTGCCGTAAGGACGCCACCCGCCGCGTCCTCGCCGATGCCGGAGTGCCCGGCCCGCGCTTCGCCGTACACGAGGAGTGGGCCGATCTCGCGGGCGCCGCCCGGGAGATCGGTTACCCGCTGGTGGCCAAGCCCGTTGACCTGTGCGCCGGCATGTACGTACGGCGTGTGGATGACGAGGTACAACTTGCCGATGTATACCGGACGTTGGCGGACGTTCCGGTCAATGCGCGCGGACAGCGGCGCGCGCCTGTGGTCCTGCTCGAAGAGCTGCTGGACGGTTCTGAGGTGAGTGTCGAGACCGTCTCGTGTGCGGGAACGGTCCACGTGGTCGGCGTGACCGACAAGAGCATCGGCGGGGCGCCCGCGTTCATCGAGACCGGCCATATGTTCCCCGCGGCCCTGACGCATGCCGACGCCGAGGCCGCCGAACAGACCGCGCTGCACGCCCTGAAGGCACTCGGGCTCGTCGACGGCGTCGTGGCGCACACCGAGATCAAACTGACCGCCGACGGGCCGCGCGTGGTCGAGGTCAACCCGCGCCCCGCGGGTAACCGCATCACCGAACTGATCCGCCACGTCACCGGCATCGACCTCGCGGCGGCCTTCGTGGAGGTCGCGCTGGGCGGCCAACCCGAGCTGAGGCGTACGGACACCGGACTGCGCAGCGCAGCCATCGGATTTCTGGTGCCACAGGCCGCCGGCACGCTCGAAGCGCTGGACGGCGGCGAACTGCGGGACGCGCCCGGCGTGCTGGAGGTGCAGCTCACCGACCCCGGCAAGGTGGTGAAGGCGGCTGGCAGCAACAACGAGTACCTCGGGCACGTCATGGCCGGTGACGCCGACGGGCCAGGGGCCCGCGACCGCGTCGAGGCCCTGCTGGCCGGGCTGCGCGCGGGGCTGGTGATCCGATGA
- a CDS encoding dipeptide epimerase — MKATQRTVRLDLAEPLRISRSTMAARDAVWLTVEHDGLRGHGEAVTSVYYGLDAGTLERLLAAVATDLLRFRDPESALATLRAGELAGEDTPPAVTAAVESALLDLAGKHAGSPVHRLLGAATAPVAATARTIGITSPVRAAAEARCLTASGFEVIKVKAGAPDPEEDVERVRVIRDAAPRARLLLDPNGAWTTAQADALLPWFAELGVEAVEQPLAPGDPEALGALAARSPLPVIADEDAVSLEDARRLAGRVHGVNVKLAKCGGVHAALRIAEAIDGSGTALMLGCLTASSLGLAPAIHLADRARWADLDGHLLLARDPWTGIGGTDGFVRASDLPGLGVRRSPGEEGA, encoded by the coding sequence GTGAAGGCCACCCAGCGCACCGTACGCCTCGACCTCGCCGAGCCGTTGCGCATCTCCCGCTCCACCATGGCCGCCCGCGACGCCGTGTGGCTGACCGTCGAACACGACGGGCTGCGCGGCCACGGCGAGGCCGTCACCAGCGTCTACTACGGCCTCGACGCCGGCACCCTCGAACGGCTCCTCGCTGCCGTCGCCACCGACCTCCTGCGCTTCCGCGACCCCGAGAGCGCCCTGGCCACCCTGCGGGCGGGCGAACTGGCGGGGGAAGACACCCCGCCGGCCGTCACCGCCGCCGTCGAGTCCGCGCTCCTCGATCTCGCCGGCAAACACGCCGGCAGCCCGGTCCACCGGCTCCTCGGCGCCGCCACCGCCCCGGTGGCCGCAACGGCCCGCACCATCGGCATCACCTCGCCGGTGCGCGCCGCGGCCGAGGCACGATGCCTCACGGCGAGCGGCTTCGAGGTCATCAAGGTCAAGGCGGGGGCGCCCGACCCCGAGGAGGACGTGGAGCGGGTGCGCGTCATACGTGACGCCGCGCCCCGGGCCCGGCTGCTCCTCGACCCCAACGGCGCCTGGACCACGGCCCAGGCCGACGCCCTGCTGCCCTGGTTCGCGGAACTCGGAGTCGAGGCTGTCGAACAGCCCCTCGCTCCCGGCGATCCGGAGGCGCTCGGCGCGCTCGCCGCACGCTCACCACTGCCGGTCATCGCCGACGAGGACGCGGTGAGCCTGGAGGACGCCCGCCGCCTGGCCGGACGCGTGCACGGTGTCAACGTCAAGCTCGCCAAGTGCGGCGGTGTTCACGCGGCCCTGCGCATCGCCGAGGCGATCGACGGCAGCGGCACCGCGCTGATGCTCGGCTGCCTCACCGCCAGCAGCCTCGGCCTCGCCCCGGCCATCCACCTGGCCGACCGCGCCCGCTGGGCCGACCTCGACGGACACCTGCTGCTCGCACGCGACCCGTGGACCGGGATCGGCGGCACGGACGGCTTCGTACGGGCAAGCGATCTGCCCGGTCTGGGAGTCCGGCGCAGCCCGGGGGAGGAGGGGGCGTGA
- a CDS encoding MFS transporter, with the protein MKIWHEMRRFPLAVRLLLVNQLGVNTGFYLLIPYLATHLSQNLGMSAAVVGIVLGVRNLSQQGLFLIGGSASDRLGARGVIIAGCALRTAGFALFALGDGLTVLLAASVLSGLAGALFNPAVRAYLAQEAGERKAEAFALFNVFATTGALIGPLLGSALLLVDFRTSALTAAGIFAVLTVAQAVVLPARKVEPREGGVLADWREVLGNRAFLAFALAMVGMFTLQNQLYLLLPDGARRTTGWDGAAGLVFLVGTVTNLTLQLRITRALKGRGSRARWISVGLVVMALSFLPPALVAGGSGAPDGTADAVLRTLPVLLGALLLYLGVMIAQPFVLELIPGFGRTELTGTYYGIFYVVSGIAAAVGNTAVGWSMDTGEHGAPWLPWACCALFGLASACGVAWLHRRNALPTTPKPALTAAA; encoded by the coding sequence GTGAAGATCTGGCACGAGATGCGCCGATTCCCCCTGGCCGTCCGCCTCCTGCTGGTCAACCAGCTCGGTGTCAACACCGGCTTCTACCTCCTCATCCCCTACCTCGCCACCCACCTCAGCCAGAACCTGGGCATGTCGGCGGCTGTCGTGGGGATCGTCCTCGGCGTCCGCAACCTCAGCCAGCAGGGCCTGTTCCTCATCGGCGGCTCCGCCTCCGACCGGCTCGGCGCGCGCGGCGTCATCATCGCCGGCTGCGCCCTGCGCACCGCGGGGTTCGCGCTGTTCGCGCTGGGCGACGGGCTGACCGTACTGCTCGCCGCCTCCGTGCTCAGCGGACTCGCCGGCGCCTTGTTCAACCCGGCCGTGCGCGCCTACCTCGCACAGGAGGCGGGCGAGCGCAAGGCGGAGGCGTTCGCCCTGTTCAACGTCTTCGCCACCACCGGCGCGTTGATCGGTCCGCTGCTGGGCAGCGCACTGCTGCTCGTCGACTTCCGCACGTCCGCGCTCACCGCCGCCGGCATCTTCGCCGTCCTCACCGTCGCCCAGGCCGTTGTCCTGCCCGCGCGCAAGGTGGAGCCGAGGGAGGGCGGCGTCCTCGCCGACTGGCGTGAGGTCCTCGGCAACCGCGCCTTTCTGGCCTTCGCGCTCGCCATGGTCGGCATGTTCACCCTGCAGAACCAGCTCTACCTGCTGCTGCCCGACGGGGCCCGGCGGACCACCGGCTGGGACGGCGCGGCGGGCCTCGTCTTCCTCGTCGGCACCGTCACCAACCTCACCCTGCAACTGCGCATCACACGCGCCCTCAAAGGCCGTGGATCCAGGGCGCGTTGGATCTCAGTCGGGCTCGTTGTGATGGCGCTGTCCTTCCTGCCGCCGGCGCTGGTGGCAGGCGGGTCCGGCGCCCCGGACGGCACCGCCGACGCGGTGCTGCGCACGCTGCCCGTCCTGCTCGGTGCGCTCCTGCTCTACCTCGGCGTCATGATCGCCCAGCCTTTCGTGCTGGAGCTCATCCCCGGATTCGGCCGTACGGAGCTGACCGGCACCTACTACGGGATCTTCTACGTGGTCTCCGGCATCGCCGCCGCGGTCGGCAACACCGCCGTCGGCTGGTCCATGGACACCGGGGAACACGGCGCCCCCTGGCTGCCCTGGGCGTGCTGCGCCCTGTTCGGCCTCGCCTCCGCATGCGGCGTGGCCTGGCTGCACCGGCGCAACGCGCTGCCGACGACGCCGAAGCCGGCCCTGACGGCGGCGGCCTGA